A single window of Paenibacillus sp. FSL H8-0537 DNA harbors:
- a CDS encoding alpha-ketoacid dehydrogenase subunit beta, producing MAVIEYIEAIRLGMKEELERDEDVFVLGEDVGVKGGVFTTTKGLIDQFGEQRVMDTPLAESAIAGVAIGAAMYGMRPIAEMQYSDFMFPATNQIISEAAKIRYRSNNDWSCPIVIRAPIGGGVFGGLYHSQCPESVFFGTPGLKIVAPYRAYDAKGLLKAAVRDPDPVLFFENKKCYKLITGEVPDDDYIVPIGKANVLREGDDITVISYSMPLLFVEQAAQELAQEGISTHILDLRTLQPLDQEAILESVRKTGKVLIIHEDNKTGGVGAEVSAIIAEQLLYELDAPIMRLCGPDVPAMPINPPGEKFFLLNKEKVKEAMRNLALY from the coding sequence GTGGCAGTTATCGAATATATTGAAGCGATCAGACTTGGCATGAAGGAAGAGCTTGAGCGTGATGAAGACGTGTTCGTGCTTGGCGAGGACGTTGGCGTCAAGGGCGGCGTTTTTACAACGACAAAAGGTTTGATTGACCAGTTCGGAGAGCAGCGCGTCATGGATACGCCCCTTGCGGAATCGGCTATTGCTGGTGTAGCTATTGGTGCGGCCATGTACGGAATGAGGCCCATTGCAGAAATGCAATATTCGGATTTCATGTTTCCGGCAACGAATCAAATTATTAGCGAAGCGGCTAAAATTCGTTACCGCTCCAACAATGACTGGAGCTGTCCGATTGTCATTCGCGCCCCAATTGGCGGCGGGGTATTTGGCGGGCTGTATCACTCCCAGTGTCCAGAGTCGGTGTTTTTCGGAACGCCTGGCTTGAAAATTGTAGCGCCGTATCGGGCATACGATGCCAAAGGGCTGCTTAAGGCCGCTGTGCGCGACCCGGACCCGGTTCTCTTTTTTGAAAACAAAAAATGCTACAAGCTGATTACGGGCGAAGTACCGGATGACGACTATATTGTGCCGATTGGCAAAGCGAACGTATTGCGTGAAGGCGACGATATTACAGTCATCAGCTACAGCATGCCGCTTCTGTTCGTTGAACAGGCAGCGCAGGAGCTAGCTCAAGAAGGCATCAGCACTCATATTCTAGATTTGCGTACGCTGCAGCCGCTTGATCAAGAGGCTATTTTGGAGTCCGTTCGCAAGACGGGCAAGGTTTTAATTATTCACGAGGATAACAAGACGGGCGGCGTAGGCGCCGAAGTATCGGCGATTATTGCAGAACAGCTGCTGTATGAGCTGGACGCTCCTATTATGCGTTTGTGCGGCCCGGACGTTCCGGCGATGCCTATTAATCCGCCTGGCGAGAAGTTTTTCCTGCTGAATAAAGAAAAAGTGAAAGAGGCTATGCGCAATTTGGCTTTGTATTAA
- the mciZ gene encoding Z-ring formation inhibitor MciZ encodes MKTYTSVSHLRLVGKAWEIRHQLRMMSCKAASGASEPLASFLKERQ; translated from the coding sequence ATGAAAACCTATACAAGCGTCAGCCATCTTCGCCTTGTCGGCAAAGCATGGGAGATTCGCCATCAACTGCGCATGATGTCCTGCAAGGCAGCGAGTGGAGCTTCTGAGCCATTAGCAAGCTTTTTAAAAGAACGCCAATAG
- a CDS encoding M20/M25/M40 family metallo-hydrolase, producing the protein MINEQRLVDEFVQLVKIDSETKHEQLISVELKKKFGELGLSLEEDDAAAKTGHGANNLFAFLEASGVENAPTIFFTSHMDTVTPGKGIKPQLDADGYIRSDGTTILGADDKAGLAAMFEAIRVLKEQSIPHGPIQFVITVGEESGLLGARALDASKLKAKFGYALDSNGSVGEIAVAAPTQARVTIEFHGKSAHAGVNPEAGISAIQVAGKAISRMPLGRIDKETTANIGSFEGGGATNIVVDYVKLNAEARSIVQHKLDAQLGAMREAVESAAAEFGAKGVFNSEVIYPSYSYDESDAVVQLAQTAIKAIGLTPKTFHSGGGSDANVFNGLGVPTVNLAVGYEHIHTTQEQIKVADLVKTTELVVEIMKQAAKA; encoded by the coding sequence ATGATTAATGAGCAACGGTTAGTAGATGAATTTGTACAATTGGTGAAAATTGATAGTGAAACGAAGCATGAGCAGCTCATAAGTGTGGAGTTAAAAAAGAAATTCGGGGAGCTGGGACTTTCGCTGGAAGAGGATGATGCGGCAGCCAAAACAGGTCATGGCGCGAATAATCTATTTGCCTTTCTTGAGGCATCCGGTGTGGAAAACGCTCCGACTATCTTTTTCACCTCCCATATGGATACGGTAACGCCTGGTAAAGGCATTAAGCCTCAACTGGATGCCGATGGGTACATACGCAGCGATGGTACTACGATTCTTGGAGCGGATGACAAAGCGGGTCTTGCGGCCATGTTTGAAGCGATTCGCGTGCTTAAGGAGCAATCGATTCCTCATGGCCCTATTCAATTTGTAATTACAGTAGGCGAGGAATCGGGACTGCTCGGAGCTCGCGCACTGGATGCGTCCAAGCTGAAGGCGAAATTCGGCTACGCGCTCGATTCCAATGGCTCGGTAGGTGAAATTGCGGTTGCTGCGCCAACACAAGCGAGAGTAACGATTGAGTTTCACGGCAAGTCGGCTCATGCTGGCGTTAACCCGGAGGCGGGAATCAGTGCGATCCAAGTGGCGGGAAAAGCGATTTCAAGAATGCCGCTCGGCCGCATCGACAAGGAAACGACAGCGAATATTGGCTCTTTTGAAGGCGGCGGCGCTACGAATATCGTAGTGGACTATGTGAAGCTGAATGCGGAAGCACGCAGTATTGTTCAGCATAAGCTGGATGCCCAGCTCGGCGCTATGCGCGAGGCAGTAGAAAGTGCGGCAGCGGAGTTTGGCGCCAAGGGCGTTTTCAACAGCGAGGTCATTTACCCGTCGTATTCGTACGATGAGAGCGATGCTGTAGTGCAGCTTGCACAAACGGCGATTAAGGCGATTGGATTGACGCCAAAAACCTTCCACTCAGGCGGGGGCAGCGATGCTAATGTATTCAACGGACTCGGCGTACCGACGGTTAACTTGGCTGTTGGTTACGAGCATATCCATACAACGCAGGAGCAAATTAAAGTAGCCGATCTGGTCAAAACGACGGAATTGGTCGTTGAGATTATGAAGCAGGCTGCAAAAGCTTAA
- a CDS encoding Fur family transcriptional regulator yields the protein MEARIDKIKQQLQSQGYKLTPQREATVRVLLENEEDHLSAEDVFMLVKDKAPEIGLATVYRTLELLSEMHVVEKLNFGDGVARYDLRTDSSKHHHHHLICVQCGSMDEIKDDWLLPLEERLEEEFGFSVLDHRLDFQGICRKCNEKNANAKKDES from the coding sequence ATGGAAGCCCGGATTGATAAGATTAAACAACAGTTGCAGTCGCAGGGCTACAAATTAACCCCGCAGCGTGAAGCAACAGTACGTGTATTGCTTGAGAATGAGGAAGATCACTTGAGCGCTGAAGATGTGTTCATGCTTGTGAAGGACAAGGCACCCGAAATTGGCCTTGCAACCGTGTATCGGACACTTGAGTTATTAAGCGAAATGCATGTAGTGGAGAAGCTTAATTTTGGCGACGGGGTTGCCAGATACGATCTGAGAACGGACAGCAGCAAGCATCATCATCATCATCTTATTTGTGTGCAATGCGGATCGATGGATGAGATAAAGGACGATTGGCTGCTGCCACTTGAGGAGCGATTGGAAGAGGAATTTGGTTTTTCGGTTCTCGACCATCGTTTGGACTTCCAGGGCATTTGTCGTAAATGCAATGAGAAGAATGCGAATGCGAAAAAAGATGAATCATAA
- the lipB gene encoding lipoyl(octanoyl) transferase LipB, translating into MTDSTHVSNGKKPLEARYISMLGYAEAWELQKSMVKQVDQEERPETLLLLQHPPTYTLGSDRHPEHLLLGEAELAERGISVFEIDRGGDITYHGPGQLVGYPLLYLDAVGLDLHAYLRNVEQVIINWLKDYGIESGRKPEYTGVWVGDEKIAAIGVKFNRARRRGGFVTSHGFALNIEAGIAESGFSGIVPCGIEQFGVTSFNTLTGRELSVSEAAQQLLPHFCDVFGFAPDAVLIREQHPDAGYQAG; encoded by the coding sequence ATGACTGACTCTACTCATGTATCTAATGGGAAGAAACCGCTAGAAGCCCGTTATATTTCCATGCTTGGCTATGCGGAGGCGTGGGAGCTGCAAAAATCAATGGTGAAGCAAGTTGACCAGGAGGAGCGTCCAGAGACGCTTCTCCTTCTTCAACATCCGCCGACCTACACGCTTGGCTCAGACCGTCATCCCGAGCATTTGCTGCTCGGTGAGGCGGAGCTTGCGGAGCGGGGCATTTCTGTATTTGAAATTGACCGTGGTGGGGATATTACCTATCATGGGCCCGGGCAGCTTGTCGGCTATCCGCTGCTATATCTCGATGCGGTGGGTCTCGATCTGCATGCTTATTTGCGCAACGTCGAGCAGGTCATCATCAATTGGCTGAAGGATTATGGTATCGAATCAGGCAGAAAGCCCGAATACACCGGAGTGTGGGTAGGGGATGAGAAAATTGCGGCTATCGGTGTGAAGTTTAATCGGGCGCGGAGGCGCGGCGGTTTTGTGACGAGTCATGGATTTGCGCTGAATATAGAAGCGGGCATAGCGGAGAGTGGCTTTAGCGGCATCGTGCCGTGTGGCATTGAACAGTTCGGGGTCACCTCATTTAATACGCTGACGGGCCGCGAGCTGTCGGTAAGCGAAGCGGCGCAGCAGCTGCTGCCGCATTTCTGCGATGTATTTGGTTTTGCGCCGGATGCTGTTCTAATAAGAGAACAGCATCCCGATGCCGGCTACCAAGCTGGATAA
- the prli42 gene encoding stressosome-associated protein Prli42: MFRKEICLVNPSKYVRIVAIVVIAAMLLSSLVAGIGMLFSY, encoded by the coding sequence ATGTTTAGAAAGGAGATCTGCCTTGTGAATCCTTCCAAGTATGTTCGAATTGTTGCCATCGTTGTTATTGCCGCCATGCTGTTATCCAGCTTGGTAGCCGGCATCGGGATGCTGTTCTCTTATTAG
- the spoIIM gene encoding stage II sporulation protein M: protein MRSRMGKGPAGSQLTLYVFVGVLFVVGVIFGALMVNALTFEQQQDLATDMDQYVQLMHGGTAAGSEAMFWERVFFHGKWLLVLWFLGITVVGIPLVLAMDFLKGVLVGFALGTLITQYSWKGVLFSLVSIAPPNLIIVPAILMASASALSFSIYVVKNRLLRQNGTLAPQMLSFTTTALMMLMVLIGAALLEAYVSPLLMSWAAPILDASAAAI, encoded by the coding sequence ATGCGTTCGCGAATGGGGAAGGGGCCCGCAGGGAGCCAGCTGACGCTGTATGTATTTGTAGGCGTGCTGTTTGTCGTGGGCGTTATTTTTGGCGCGTTGATGGTGAATGCACTGACCTTTGAGCAGCAGCAGGACTTGGCAACGGACATGGACCAATATGTGCAGCTCATGCATGGCGGGACGGCAGCGGGTAGTGAGGCTATGTTTTGGGAGCGCGTTTTTTTTCATGGAAAATGGCTGCTGGTGCTGTGGTTTCTTGGAATTACCGTTGTTGGAATACCGCTGGTGCTGGCTATGGATTTTCTAAAAGGCGTGCTCGTCGGTTTTGCGCTTGGAACGCTTATTACGCAATATTCATGGAAGGGCGTGCTGTTTTCGCTCGTCTCGATAGCGCCGCCTAATTTAATTATTGTGCCGGCCATTTTGATGGCGAGTGCTTCTGCGCTTTCTTTTTCGATTTATGTGGTGAAAAATAGGCTGCTGCGGCAAAATGGCACGCTTGCCCCGCAAATGCTCAGCTTTACGACGACAGCGCTGATGATGCTGATGGTTTTAATCGGTGCCGCTTTGCTTGAAGCTTACGTCTCTCCACTGTTAATGAGCTGGGCAGCGCCGATTTTAGACGCTTCTGCCGCGGCAATCTGA
- a CDS encoding S8 family peptidase, which yields MPRLDNLIASCSAYKPSKHTERQLISFTTHSSYKRCLRLLESRGIHPFKTMPGCKMIGFLLDRRSSWKNIIRHPDVKVMERDVKIRKHDTTPRITTRTIKPNLPIIKTTIDTNKVPWNIKRVQAPLAWKRTLGRPVKLAIIDTGIAKHPDLRIAGGVNTMGGLSYYDDNGHGTHVAGIAAGRGLTGLYGVAPNVKLYAVKALDRYGSGYVSDIVDAIEWCIRNKMNVINMSFGIVSGQHSDLLRQAIKRAAKQGIIISASAGNEGPNTTTIDEPASFPETIAVAATNRLNQIADYSNRGMGIDVAAPGTEILSTWLNGKYAIMSGTSMSSPHVAGGAALLLSVRPKLSSARVTTVFRKWSVPLNGYLPIAQGSGLLRLGRIGNLKS from the coding sequence ATGCCTCGTTTGGATAACCTGATCGCTTCCTGTTCTGCCTATAAACCATCTAAACATACAGAACGCCAGCTCATCAGCTTTACTACGCACAGCTCTTATAAACGCTGCTTGCGCCTGCTTGAATCGCGCGGCATTCATCCATTCAAAACGATGCCCGGCTGCAAAATGATTGGCTTTCTGCTGGATCGGCGCAGCTCTTGGAAAAATATTATTCGGCATCCTGATGTCAAGGTGATGGAGCGGGATGTGAAGATCCGCAAGCATGATACCACTCCCCGTATAACAACCCGTACTATAAAACCAAATCTCCCCATTATAAAAACGACCATAGACACGAATAAGGTGCCATGGAATATTAAAAGAGTACAGGCGCCGCTTGCTTGGAAGCGCACACTCGGCAGGCCTGTCAAGCTTGCCATTATTGATACCGGCATTGCCAAGCATCCCGATCTGCGCATAGCAGGCGGCGTCAATACGATGGGGGGCTTAAGCTATTACGATGATAATGGCCATGGTACGCATGTTGCTGGCATTGCCGCAGGCAGAGGCTTAACAGGCTTGTACGGCGTAGCTCCCAATGTAAAGCTGTATGCCGTAAAGGCACTCGACCGTTACGGTTCTGGCTACGTGTCAGATATTGTAGATGCCATTGAATGGTGCATCCGCAACAAAATGAACGTTATTAATATGAGCTTTGGCATCGTCAGCGGCCAGCATAGCGATTTGCTGCGCCAGGCAATCAAGCGGGCAGCGAAGCAGGGAATCATCATATCAGCCTCAGCCGGCAACGAGGGGCCAAATACGACGACGATCGACGAGCCAGCTTCCTTTCCGGAGACGATCGCAGTCGCTGCTACCAATCGGCTTAATCAAATTGCCGATTACAGCAATCGAGGAATGGGCATTGATGTTGCCGCGCCGGGAACAGAAATTCTCTCAACTTGGCTGAATGGCAAATATGCCATCATGTCAGGAACGAGCATGTCCTCTCCCCATGTGGCTGGCGGCGCTGCTTTATTGCTCTCTGTAAGGCCAAAGCTAAGCTCCGCCCGCGTAACAACTGTTTTCCGAAAATGGTCCGTACCTCTAAATGGTTATTTGCCCATTGCGCAGGGCTCCGGCTTGCTGCGGCTCGGACGCATTGGCAATCTAAAATCCTGA
- the ald gene encoding alanine dehydrogenase: MIIGVPKEIKTSEYRVALTPAGVTMLKAAGHQVLVQTGAGDGSGFQDGDYASEGAVIVDSAARVWERAEMIMKVKEPLPEEYSYFRKGQLLFTYLHLAAAPELAKALMDSEVTAIAYETIQLQNGSLPLLTPMSEVAGRMAVQVGAQFLEAFNGGRGVLLGGVPGVAPAEVVIIGGGIVGTNAAKVALGMGATVVLLERSLDRMRYLDDVFGGRIQTVMSSTYHIAEAVAKADLLIGAVLIPGAKAPHLVTEDMVKTMKKGAVIVDVAVDQGGSIATVDRATTHKDPIYIKHGVIHYAVANIPGAVPRTSTFALTNVTMPYALLLANDGLAAIKLSEPLQKGVNTHSGKLTYEQVAAALDLPFTPIQTLLS; this comes from the coding sequence ATGATCATTGGCGTTCCCAAAGAAATAAAAACGAGTGAATACCGGGTGGCATTGACGCCAGCAGGCGTCACCATGCTTAAGGCGGCCGGACATCAAGTGCTTGTACAGACAGGGGCAGGAGATGGCAGCGGCTTTCAGGACGGCGACTATGCAAGTGAGGGTGCCGTAATTGTAGACTCGGCTGCTCGAGTATGGGAACGCGCAGAAATGATTATGAAAGTAAAGGAGCCTCTCCCAGAGGAATATAGTTATTTCCGCAAAGGGCAGCTGTTGTTCACTTATTTGCATCTTGCGGCTGCGCCGGAGCTGGCGAAAGCTTTAATGGACAGCGAGGTAACCGCCATTGCCTATGAAACGATTCAGCTTCAGAATGGGAGCCTGCCGCTGCTGACGCCGATGAGCGAGGTTGCAGGGCGAATGGCCGTACAAGTTGGCGCACAGTTTTTAGAGGCGTTTAACGGGGGACGTGGCGTTCTGCTAGGCGGTGTGCCTGGGGTAGCGCCAGCCGAGGTCGTCATTATCGGGGGCGGCATCGTCGGAACGAATGCTGCGAAGGTTGCGCTCGGCATGGGAGCAACCGTCGTGCTGCTTGAGCGGAGTCTTGATCGAATGCGCTACCTCGATGATGTATTTGGCGGCCGTATTCAGACCGTGATGTCGAGTACGTATCATATTGCCGAGGCGGTGGCGAAGGCGGACCTGCTCATTGGTGCCGTACTGATTCCGGGGGCCAAAGCGCCTCATCTGGTGACGGAGGATATGGTCAAAACGATGAAAAAAGGCGCAGTCATCGTCGATGTCGCCGTAGACCAAGGCGGCTCCATAGCTACGGTTGACCGAGCCACTACGCATAAGGACCCGATTTACATCAAGCATGGCGTCATCCATTATGCGGTAGCGAATATTCCAGGTGCTGTACCGCGCACCTCGACCTTTGCGCTGACGAATGTTACGATGCCATATGCGCTGCTGCTCGCAAATGATGGGCTGGCAGCAATAAAGCTGAGCGAGCCTCTGCAGAAAGGCGTCAATACGCATAGCGGCAAATTAACTTATGAGCAGGTTGCTGCCGCACTGGACCTGCCATTTACACCGATCCAAACGCTGCTGTCGTGA
- a CDS encoding DUF4227 family protein, whose product MVFSARKWFSRFVFMLLFISLFVVATGGYDWLVDVVSPSNPYEVPQGEAVKAIWHSTYEWDNGNIADRLRFFYWYGE is encoded by the coding sequence ATGGTATTCTCTGCACGCAAATGGTTCAGCCGCTTCGTATTTATGCTGCTGTTCATCAGCTTGTTCGTAGTTGCCACTGGCGGCTATGATTGGCTCGTTGATGTCGTGTCGCCAAGCAATCCTTATGAAGTTCCGCAGGGTGAGGCCGTAAAGGCTATTTGGCATAGTACATATGAGTGGGATAATGGTAATATAGCGGATAGGCTGCGTTTTTTCTATTGGTACGGCGAATAG
- a CDS encoding dihydrolipoamide acetyltransferase family protein, producing MKSVTEIVIPQLAESLVSATIDKWLKQPGDHIDMYEPICELITDKVSAELPSTVSGTMVKILVGNGETVPVGTPVCLIETEGAVETQAAGGTPSGYSAAGQGAGSSTASQSGAQEAEGDMSMRNRFSPAVQKLAAEHNIRLSDVPGTGLGGRITRKDVLTFAQSGGAAGNSANKGNPQAGREPINEQVRSSGLHLTETPRLPTIQQYNSPVSGVPGRGEDYIEVTPIRGAIARNMKQSVTEIPHGWMMIEVDVTNLVVLRNKVKDEFMKREGINLTYLAFVLKAVVNAIKEFPIMNSMWAVDKIIVKRDINISLAVGTEESVATPVIKNADHKTIAGLAKEIDDLARRGREGRLTLADMQGGTFTVNNTGSFGSIITHPIINYPQAAIMTFESIVKRPVVINDMLAIRSMANLCLSLDHRILDGIICGRFMQKVKENLESFNNDTKLY from the coding sequence ATGAAATCGGTGACGGAGATTGTTATTCCGCAGCTGGCGGAATCGCTCGTATCGGCAACAATCGATAAGTGGCTTAAGCAGCCTGGTGACCACATTGACATGTATGAGCCTATTTGTGAGCTTATTACGGACAAGGTAAGCGCGGAGCTGCCTTCGACGGTATCGGGTACGATGGTTAAAATTTTGGTTGGCAACGGGGAAACCGTTCCTGTTGGGACGCCTGTTTGCCTAATCGAAACGGAAGGCGCAGTAGAAACGCAGGCTGCTGGCGGGACCCCATCGGGTTATAGCGCAGCAGGGCAAGGCGCGGGATCATCCACAGCCTCGCAAAGCGGTGCACAGGAGGCGGAAGGAGATATGTCGATGCGCAATCGCTTCTCTCCAGCTGTTCAGAAGCTGGCAGCCGAGCATAATATTCGTTTGAGCGACGTTCCAGGTACTGGTCTGGGTGGGCGTATTACCCGTAAAGACGTACTCACCTTCGCCCAGTCGGGCGGAGCGGCAGGCAATTCCGCTAATAAAGGAAATCCGCAAGCCGGGCGAGAGCCGATTAATGAGCAGGTTCGTTCGTCTGGCTTGCATTTGACAGAAACACCGCGCTTGCCAACGATTCAGCAATATAATTCCCCAGTTTCCGGGGTGCCTGGGCGGGGTGAAGATTATATTGAGGTTACGCCGATTCGCGGCGCAATTGCACGTAATATGAAACAGAGCGTCACCGAAATTCCGCATGGCTGGATGATGATTGAGGTTGATGTCACGAATCTCGTCGTGCTTCGCAACAAGGTGAAGGATGAATTTATGAAGCGCGAGGGCATTAATTTGACTTATCTTGCTTTCGTGTTGAAAGCAGTCGTTAATGCGATCAAGGAGTTCCCAATTATGAACTCCATGTGGGCGGTCGATAAAATCATCGTGAAGCGCGACATTAACATTTCGCTTGCAGTAGGTACCGAGGAATCGGTTGCAACCCCCGTCATCAAAAACGCCGATCACAAAACGATCGCCGGTCTGGCGAAAGAAATCGACGACTTGGCTCGCCGTGGACGCGAAGGGCGCCTAACGCTTGCTGACATGCAGGGCGGTACGTTTACCGTCAACAATACGGGTTCCTTCGGCTCGATTATTACGCATCCGATTATTAACTACCCTCAAGCGGCCATTATGACGTTTGAATCGATCGTGAAGCGTCCGGTTGTCATTAATGACATGCTCGCCATTCGATCGATGGCAAACCTCTGTTTGTCGCTGGATCACCGTATTTTGGATGGTATTATTTGCGGCCGATTTATGCAGAAGGTAAAGGAAAACTTGGAGAGCTTCAACAACGATACGAAATTGTATTAG
- a CDS encoding NUDIX hydrolase codes for MNQEINRWKEETTHTESIFSGKIISLQVDTVALPDGSTATREIVKHPGAAAVIALLNGKLLVVEQYRKPLEKFQIELPAGKLDAGEDPLEAAKRELEEETGYKADTLQLVSAFYTSPGFADEKLYVYFTDQIVSGKQQTDEDEFLEVMAITLPEAEAFISEGRISDAKTIMAVYVWKLYLLTGKLPV; via the coding sequence ATGAATCAGGAAATTAATCGCTGGAAAGAAGAAACAACCCACACCGAATCGATTTTTTCTGGCAAAATCATTTCGCTGCAGGTAGACACGGTCGCCTTGCCGGATGGCAGTACGGCGACAAGGGAAATCGTCAAGCATCCGGGCGCTGCGGCCGTTATCGCTCTATTAAATGGCAAGCTGCTCGTCGTGGAGCAGTACCGCAAGCCTCTTGAGAAATTCCAGATCGAGCTTCCGGCTGGCAAGCTGGATGCTGGTGAAGATCCACTTGAGGCGGCGAAGCGCGAGCTGGAGGAGGAGACAGGCTACAAAGCGGATACGCTGCAGCTTGTGAGCGCTTTTTATACGTCGCCGGGTTTTGCGGATGAGAAGCTGTATGTTTATTTCACGGATCAGATCGTTTCCGGCAAGCAGCAGACGGATGAGGATGAGTTTCTGGAAGTGATGGCGATTACGCTTCCGGAAGCGGAAGCCTTCATCTCCGAAGGCCGCATCAGTGATGCCAAAACAATTATGGCTGTCTATGTATGGAAGCTTTATTTGCTAACGGGCAAACTGCCTGTTTAG
- the xerD gene encoding site-specific tyrosine recombinase XerD, producing MKSLVNSFIRFLSVERSLSKNTLESYGRDLLYLLDYMESQKIEEAAAVQKHHLAHYLLQLKEEGRKPSTLSRHIVSIRAFFHYLLVEGFIDRDPSIYIESPKQETKPPQILSMEHTSLLLDTPQCVTTAGKRDKAMLELLYATGMRVSELISLDVSSVNQQLGFIQCVGSNRKERIVPFGRKAAEALNGYLEHGRIGLLRHGKQEDALFLNHLGTRMTRQGFWKTVKKYAKEAGIEADITPHTLRHSFAAHLLENGADVRTVQALLGHADVATTQKYSKLTKLKMKDVYNSAHPRA from the coding sequence ATGAAATCTTTGGTGAACTCTTTTATTCGTTTTTTAAGCGTAGAACGCTCCTTGTCGAAAAATACATTGGAGTCGTACGGGCGGGATTTGCTGTATCTGCTGGATTATATGGAAAGCCAGAAAATCGAGGAAGCAGCGGCCGTTCAAAAGCATCATTTGGCGCATTATTTGCTGCAGTTGAAGGAGGAAGGGCGCAAGCCGTCCACTTTATCACGGCACATCGTGTCGATACGCGCCTTCTTTCATTACTTGCTCGTTGAAGGTTTCATCGATCGCGACCCTTCCATCTATATTGAATCGCCGAAGCAGGAAACGAAGCCGCCGCAAATTTTATCGATGGAGCATACAAGTCTGCTGCTGGACACGCCCCAATGCGTAACGACAGCAGGGAAGCGGGATAAGGCGATGCTGGAGCTGCTGTATGCGACAGGCATGCGCGTGTCAGAGCTCATTTCACTGGATGTGTCAAGCGTCAATCAGCAGCTCGGTTTTATCCAGTGTGTAGGCAGCAACCGCAAGGAGCGTATCGTTCCATTTGGGAGAAAAGCTGCAGAGGCGCTGAATGGCTATTTGGAGCATGGGCGAATCGGGCTGCTGCGGCACGGCAAGCAGGAGGATGCGCTGTTTTTAAATCATTTGGGAACTCGGATGACGCGGCAGGGCTTCTGGAAAACGGTCAAAAAGTATGCAAAAGAGGCGGGCATTGAAGCAGATATAACGCCGCATACGCTGCGCCATTCGTTTGCCGCTCATTTGCTGGAAAACGGCGCAGATGTGCGTACCGTACAAGCTTTGCTTGGCCACGCCGACGTTGCTACAACCCAGAAATACTCCAAGCTGACAAAGCTGAAAATGAAAGACGTATACAACAGCGCGCATCCACGCGCTTGA